CGATTTACTGGCACTTATTATGAGTTGCAGTCGGAAGCTACAGAGAAACGTCGTATCTCTGGCTGGTTAAAAACCTACTCAGAGAAGGGTAAGGGAGGCGTGTACCGTCGCAACCGAGCTAGCTCAAGCAGTGTAAATGAGGTCTATAACTGGATGGTCTTAGAGCTGGCTGTAGACATTGATGTTGTGAACCCGCCGGGATTGAACTGTTCTAACGGGGTGGTGAGAATCAACTCTGACGGTTCTCATACCTTTACCCCGCACAGTTCAGAGCAGATTTACACCTATGTCGGCGGTAAGTATGACCCTGACATTGATGTCACAGATTGCGATCGCCTTTTAGAGTGTCTTGAGCCACAGCAGCGAGAGATTTTTCTCAGGACAATTGCTGCTGCACTGTGTCTGCCTCTGGCTCGCTTGAAGATGTCGCGGGTCAAAGGGCTGCTTTGTCACGGCGATGGTAGCAACGGTAAAGATACTTTGCGGACGGCGTTAGTAGCGGTGTTGGGACGCGGTGTTACGGGGAAAAGTTTAAAGGACTTTCAGGTTTATGACACTGGCCGCAAGTTTCCCCTAGCTGGTCTTGAGAATTCTTTGTGCAACTGGTCTAGCGAGAATGCTGAGGCGGTGAAACTGGACAAGCTGCAAAGTCTCAAGCAGTTCATCACCGGGGATGAGTTGACTATTGAGCACAAGGGACGTGGTGAGTATCCATACAAGCCAGAGGCCATATTTCTTGCTAACTGCAATGTTCTGCCATCTATCAGCAGTGATGCTGAGGCTATCCGCAGTCGCTACTGCATTCTGAGTTTTAAGAAAACTTACGTGGTCGGCGCTTCTATCGGCAAGGGTGAGTTAGAAGCTGATCCACGATTCAAGGAAGACCCCAACTTTGTGGTGGAACAGATTGCACCGGCGCTGTTGAACGAGATGCTGAAACGGATACCGTTGCTGCTGACTCAAGGGATTAATTACGGTTCCAGTGACGCGGCTCTACGGGAAGCTCAGGAAAAGTCTCAGCACCTTTGGCAGTTTGTCAGGGATATGGGGTATGAAGCCGGTCAAGGTGAGCGGGTTTACGCCAAGGATTTATGGGAAGAATTACGCGAGTGGTATCAGGAGGCCGGCATTCTTGAAATTGAGTATGACCTCAAAGGTAAGGAAAAACTGGTTTGGAATGAGTTGCCGGGGCGCGACAATCCTGTAAAAGCTATCAACCAGTTGTACGCTCGATTGTGTGAGATTTTTCCTAAATTGGCAAAACATCGGCATACTGAAGCGGTTTCAGATGGGCGAGAGATGGGTAATGCCTATTATTTGGGTATCCGCAGGCAAAACGTGAAAACAAGTGGAAAACCATCCGCAGAGTCCGCAGAAGCTTGTTCTACCGTCGTAACGTCCGCAGAACATCCGCAGAAAATAACTTTTTCTGCGGATGTCTCTGCGGATGCCTCTGCGGATGCCTCTGCGCCAACAATCCTTACAGAGAGAGCAACTGCGGACTCTGCGGATGAAAACTCACTCTTTTTGGAATTTTGCAATTCCTTCTCAAAACTCACTCTGTCTCAGAAGCAAAAACTGACAGAATTACTCACGGGCGTCCCTTGTTCCGATCCGCTCAAAGCATTCAAAGTCGGAGACAAGGTGACTAACGCCGACAACTGGCACGGCCGCATTGTCGAGATTCATACAAGCATCAGTTGCAAGGTTGACTGGCAAGAACGCGAGGGCATGAAGGGCGGGCGGGTAATTTCGATGTTGTTCTGCAACTTGCGGAAAATTTAGCTGTTACTTGACGACTGACGGCTGAATTCCATCCCCCTTAATTGGGGGATTTTTGTGTCTACAAGTTTTGTATACAAAATGTTGACACTGTAGACAATTCTGAGTTATTGTAGACAAAAGATGTTTACAGGTGTCTACAATGAGTCAAAGTCAAGTCATATCATTCAGAGTTTCCGGTCACTTCCTGAACTGGATAGAAGCTCAGAAGCTAGATGGTGAGTCGATAAATCAAGCTGCACAACGCATTCTCAAGGAAGTCTCAGGGGTGTCTACAGGTTGTATACAAGATGTGTATACTTCAAGCAATGATAGCGTCGTGTCTACAGGTGTATCTACAATTCCCGTTGAAACTGTAGACAAGCTGGTATCGGATCGCCTTGACCCGGTAGTTGAACAAATAGCTGCTCTAGAGGAACGGCTGGGAAAATTGAGTGCCTGAGAGAATCCACTGCCGACCGAGAACGGGAAGCAGAAACTCTCAGGCAAGAATTGAAAGCGGCCAACAAGCAACTCGCAGAATGGGACAAGGAACTGAATCAGTTACACGAGCGCAACGGCGACTTGGTTCTAAAGGTTCAGATGCTGGAGCAAGAACTCAAGGAAGCACGGCGCGATCGGGAAGAAAATAAAAACTCAGCTCCGACCGTTGCAGAATTTCCAGAGGCCGCCGATTTGCTTAACCAGTTGAAGGCCAGACGTAAAAAGTCTGGGGCTAGTTTGACCGATATGCAAACAGTGTTGGACATACTCAGCCACTCAGAAGAGTAGGACTGAGCTAAAGATGAGCGGAAAACTAGACTTTCGATAGCTTAGTCAGCCTAAAACCTTTACTGGGTAAAGTGTTTATCTAATGGGTACGGCAGGACTTGAACTTGTGGTTTGCTCTAGAATTACGAATTTTGGTCATTCTAGCCATTTTTATCCCACTCTGAAAGTCCTATTTTTGATTTGAGCGAACGCTGAGCGACTTACTATAGGCTGAGTACATCAGTTCAACTCAGTCTATTAGAGTAGGGAGCGAAAGATGAGCGAAAAATCTAATCCACTCACAGCAAGTACCACCGCAGACTACCTTATTGGCTACGAGCGGGTTCTGGACTATTTCAAACAAGCACAAAAAGAGTGCCCCAACGGCATAGGGCTAAAAAGAGACAGGAAAGCTAGCGGTGGTTACATAACGCTGCAATTCAAGTTGGGTGACAAGCGGGTTAACAAAACCTGCGGGTGTTATCTGACGATGCAAGGTATTACTGATGCTCTGCGAAAAGCTCATCTAGTTGCTAGCGCTTTACAATCATTCTCTAGCGAGAGTCGGTTTTTAGCCTGGTATGATGATGTTATTTTAGACAAAAACGTCATCAAAAATGATTTGATAACGTTTGGTGAGGCGATAACAAAAGTAGACAAAGAATACTGGGAGGGACGTACTAAACGCCGTCAACAACGTGACAGAAGTAATATTAGTCAGCAACGTACTTGGGGTGCGGTTTACGGTGACTACTATAAGCTGTTGCCACAATATACAGTCGTAAACCTAACAGATGTTCTGTCCGTAGTTAAGGGTAAAAAACAAGGGACTAAGTGCTTTAAGAATTGTTTGGGTGCAATGAAAAAGTTAGCTGAGACTATTGGCGATACTGAGTTGTTATGTAGACTCAAAGAAATTGACGGCACACAAACAGAATTTCGAGAAGACCTTCAAACCTTATCAGTCGATGATTTCTTGAAGCTTCGCAATCAGGTTCTCAGTGTTTCGAGTGACAAGCGATACCATCTGGAATCACGCAAGCGGTGGCTGTGGGTGTTTTCGATGCAGATGGTGTATGGTTTTCGGGTTCATGAAGTCTTTGCTATTCAGAACATCGATAAACCTTTCAAAACAAAGGATGGTGTTGTTATTCCGGCACTGATTGAGCCTAATAATATAAAAATGATTGCCGTAGTCGGTGATAAGACATTACTAAATACGACAACCAAGACTGGCTACCGACTGTGTGTGCCGATGCTCCCCCCTACTCATTCTGACTTGATAGAATGTTTGGAACTCAAGTCAGGTATCTTGCCCGATATTAGAACATCATCAAACAATCCAAAGACAATTAGTGGGATATATAGTGACCGCGCACAAACTATCTTAAGAAGATGGGACAAAGGTTTTACTCAAACGCACGCTTTACGTCACTTAGCGAATCTCAATGGTCAAATGGCGGGGATGTCTCAGGAGACAAGAGCTAAGAGCTTAGGGCATTCAACACAGATGAATGAAGGCATCTATAAAAAACGAGCCAATACTCAGACAACGATTGATTTATTAACTCAGTCTACGAAGGAAGCTATCCCTTTAGGTAGCGCTATTGAGGTGCTTAAACAGTTAGGGAGTGACTTTAAAAATGTCAAATTGCTAGCCGCCATTTACGGGATTGCGCCCGATGAAGTGATGGAGCTACTCACCGAATAATTTGAAACGAAACTTTACAATCCCTGTGTTGACAGATGGCTCTAAAGCTGCAATCGTGAGTAACTAAGGAAGATTTGATACGCGCGGTTAACCCGGTGCTGAAACACCAGATTAACTACGACTTCCCCAAACCGTTCTATTACAACGTTTGGAGCTAAAAAATTATGACATTTTTAGACGATTGTCTTGACGGACGATCGCAACTCTTCATTATTGAGTTTGCGAGGTTCTGTCATGACTGAACTATCAATTTTTGATTTCGAGGGGCAAGAAATCAGGGTATTCGGTTCGGCCGATACCCCTGAGTGGGTTGTCGCTGACGTGGGTGCTGTCTTAGGAATTAGCCAAAGCACGCTGTCAGAACGTGTGAGCAAGATGCCTGAAAATTGGAAGGGTATCGGTTTGACCGATACCCTTGGAGGTCAGCAACAAATGCTCACCGTGGCGGAACCAGGTTTGTACGAACTCATTTTCCGATCAGACAAGCCAGCAGCCCAACGGTTCCGAATTTGGATGTTTGAGGAAGTGCTACCCAGCATCCGCCGGACAGGAAGCTATTCTCATTCCACTGAACAGGTTTTTGACCCCCAATTATCTCAGTTCATAGAGCTTGCACAGAGCCAAGTTGATGTCATCAACGAACAGCAAAAAATGCTGGCAGAACAGCAAAAAATGCTGGCAACAGCCCTAGCTAGCCTCGGTAAGACCAAAGCAAAGGACAAGAAGCAGCCCAAGTGGACACCGCGCAGCACCAGTCATTTGATGGAATTTGTCCGTGAAGTCGGTTTGGAACCTCAGCCTGACGGTCAGGTTTACGTTTCTGACCTCTGGCAACAGTTGCGCGACTGGTACATCAAGACTGGTGTGCTGAAGGTTGAAACTGTGAAGGGCAAAGAGAAATTAACTTGGCGGGACTTACCAAACAAACGGGACAACCCTGTTAAAGCTATTAACCAGTTGTCCCGAAGGTTATGTGAGCTTTTCCCTAAACTTCAAAGACGACGACATACGGGACACGATACCGGGCATGACGGTAAGTTGCGACTTGGATGTAGCTACCTAATTGGCATTGGATACGCGCAAGATTCCGCACTGTCTGGAGACGATAGCCATGACTGAACCCATAGTGAACCGCCGTCGCATTGATAAACTCAGGGCGATCGCTTTTGAATACGGTCTCACCAACGAAGACGCCAAAGATTTTGGGAAGCTTTCTAAAACTGCCACTTGGGAAGTGCTGCTAGAAGTCAATCGCATTGTTTACATCGCTGACACTACTGTAGACACGTGTATACATACTGTCTACATACCGCTAGACAACGCCCTAGATAACAAGGCTGAACCGCTTGACACAGTGGATAGCTGGACTGCTACCAACTTTTTAGAATGGGTTGACCTTTCCCAACTGATTGCCATCATGCTCGCATCGGCGGGGGTGTTTGTGCTGGCAATGTCTATGTGGCGACAAATCAACCCACTGAATTTATTACCTTCTCCAGTCCGCATCAACATTCAAATTGGAGCATCAAAGTAATGGGATTAATGAAGCAACTATTCGGCGGCACTCAGTCCGCCGATTCGTCCACGGGTGGCGGTTTAGTCCACGATGGCAGTCACTCAATAGACAAGTCAAAAGTGCTGTCAGCCACTGACGCAAGTGTTATCTGTCCACAAAACCCCGGCAACTTTTCCAGCATCCGTAGTGCTCCAGTCGTGCCAGCCCCGCGCTACTTCACAGAGGAAGAAGCTGATGGATTGAAGGACTTAGCAAAAGAAAAAACAGACGGTGCAAGGCAAGCTAAACGCGCCTATGAAGCGCTAGGGAAGATTGAAGCAGCCGATGCCAAAGTCCACAAACATCACCGCAAGTATGAGGGTGTTGTCGCCGACAACGAACTGGTAAAAAAGCGCGCCGATGGCAGACTCGGTAAACACTTGCACTCACAACGCCCTGCTTACGCCCGTTTGGGGATGAGTCTTGACCAAGCTGCGAGTAATGCCGATACCCGTATTGGTGAAATCAGAGCGAAATTGCAGGGGGCGAAACGATGACAAAAGCGATCGCCATTATCAATGACTTTTTGGTGCTTGCGATTGCGTCCAGCTTTCTCTGCTGGATAGCGTCGCTGCATCCTCAAGCTTTAGCTTTAGTCCGAGCCGTGTACATAATTTTTGCTTTACTGTGGATGCTCAGTTGGGTGCTTGACGATTGGTTGGTGGCACGCCTAAAAATCAACGCAATCACTTTACAGGGTGTTTTGGTTCTAGGTTTGGCTGCATCTGTCGTTGGCTTGGGGGTGATGTTGTGTCGATCCTAAAAGTCTCAGCCCTGACTTGCTCAGGGTTCATTCTCTGGCTAGCACCACCGTTTATCCTCAGCCGCAAAATTCCGTTGCACAATATGACCACAGGCTTAGCCTTGATAGGTAGCTTTGCTTGCTGCTTTGAAGCCCGCAGAGTTGCCCTCAAACTTAGTCAGGCAGAAGATTTTGAGGCAATGAAGGAAGCGGTTTTAGTTGCCGATGTCGAGGACGAATTAGCTACCAGTGCCTATATTTCCGAACAACAGCGTCGCATGGAAGCTGAATCTATCCTCAATGCAGGTTCTGAAGATGTTGAACGCCTAGAACGTGCCCTAGCACTGACTCATGGTGATGATGGTGGTTGGGGTGAGGAACGTTCCGAACAACTAGCTCAGAACGATGATTCGGAACGCTTGGAACGGATTCTACAGTTGCAGGCTAAAGGCTACGGTAAGGCGAAAATCATCCTTGAGATTTGGGGAGTCAACAAAGGTGGCAGTGTGAAATACAAGGCTGCTGAGGCTGAGTATAAAAGGCTTACGGGTGAATAGCAGTTGTGTTTGAAACACTGCGGAAGGTTGCAACCTTCCGGGTTTGTAAACACAATTCAACGACAAACAAAACCGGAGGCTGTTGAGGTTGAGTATCGGCGGTTGACTAGGGAGTGACGCTGAATATGTACTACACCCTACAAGCCCAATGAGTTTGTAGGGTATACGGCCCTATAGCAATCAAGGAAATGCAGCAATCCCACATTCCCGCAAGCAATCGAAGAGCAGTCGGAATGCACCAGGAAACTCGTAGAGTTTCCGCTGTGTGCACACTCCTCAACTGATCATTGATTATCGCTATATTTTGGAGTCGTACTTTTCTTGTTACGATTCCGAACTTCGGGCAGTCTAACGCAACACTCTGACAACACTACGAGACTTGTAGAGTCTCGTATTTTTGACAACACTCCGTACTGGCTCAATGCTGTTTCAATCGCCTTCCAAACTCTAGCTTTAGGTTCTGCTAACGTATAAGGGTACGCGATTCTCCGAAGTGAAATCCACGTTTTGCGGCTAAGGGGGGGAGTAAGGGAATCGCTTATGGCAAGGGATGGAGAGGGAAGCCGCTTGATATACAGAAATCTCCCTGCCTCAAAGACAATTACGTCCTA
The sequence above is drawn from the Microcoleus sp. bin38.metabat.b11b12b14.051 genome and encodes:
- a CDS encoding DUF5906 domain-containing protein, with product MYTPSYPSNSNLVTVSKENPCPHCGKPDWCYFIGELSVCNRENPPAEGWVATKKTNSEGRLYYAPIQERKEVRAAQTRSERNGDKHISNRPPAKKAVGKPQSAKVPVPTGLTLIELPTCQSGPEPHKPQYIPKGVPAEAQQITYVYSDSQSVLRFEWLDPDSPKGRDKTCRQTHIDVHGKQIWTKGDLPWPAYRIDEVVEILKNVPNGEPVAVLMVEGEPNVEVARSYGIAALTLQGSNWNDAEITRALEALRATEKNVTLVKLRDNDATGIKKGAQVQSICDRLQFPCIVIDSVAIYPDIPDKGDIREILENMEIEEFIRRLEAEIHNAAMEEIQENPLLSRPHTCEDVVYLSFASSIGDYIPDTAPVSEENYILKAESALYSDGHWVSIAGQIYRFTGTYYELQSEATEKRRISGWLKTYSEKGKGGVYRRNRASSSSVNEVYNWMVLELAVDIDVVNPPGLNCSNGVVRINSDGSHTFTPHSSEQIYTYVGGKYDPDIDVTDCDRLLECLEPQQREIFLRTIAAALCLPLARLKMSRVKGLLCHGDGSNGKDTLRTALVAVLGRGVTGKSLKDFQVYDTGRKFPLAGLENSLCNWSSENAEAVKLDKLQSLKQFITGDELTIEHKGRGEYPYKPEAIFLANCNVLPSISSDAEAIRSRYCILSFKKTYVVGASIGKGELEADPRFKEDPNFVVEQIAPALLNEMLKRIPLLLTQGINYGSSDAALREAQEKSQHLWQFVRDMGYEAGQGERVYAKDLWEELREWYQEAGILEIEYDLKGKEKLVWNELPGRDNPVKAINQLYARLCEIFPKLAKHRHTEAVSDGREMGNAYYLGIRRQNVKTSGKPSAESAEACSTVVTSAEHPQKITFSADVSADASADASAPTILTERATADSADENSLFLEFCNSFSKLTLSQKQKLTELLTGVPCSDPLKAFKVGDKVTNADNWHGRIVEIHTSISCKVDWQEREGMKGGRVISMLFCNLRKI
- a CDS encoding flagellar alpha dynein — protein: MKAANKQLAEWDKELNQLHERNGDLVLKVQMLEQELKEARRDREENKNSAPTVAEFPEAADLLNQLKARRKKSGASLTDMQTVLDILSHSEE
- a CDS encoding BRO family protein, which produces MTELSIFDFEGQEIRVFGSADTPEWVVADVGAVLGISQSTLSERVSKMPENWKGIGLTDTLGGQQQMLTVAEPGLYELIFRSDKPAAQRFRIWMFEEVLPSIRRTGSYSHSTEQVFDPQLSQFIELAQSQVDVINEQQKMLAEQQKMLATALASLGKTKAKDKKQPKWTPRSTSHLMEFVREVGLEPQPDGQVYVSDLWQQLRDWYIKTGVLKVETVKGKEKLTWRDLPNKRDNPVKAINQLSRRLCELFPKLQRRRHTGHDTGHDGKLRLGCSYLIGIGYAQDSALSGDDSHD